Proteins encoded within one genomic window of Longimicrobiales bacterium:
- a CDS encoding DegV family protein has product MAIQYLDGARLRSALVAGCDFVQHRRAELNRINVFPVPDGDTGTNLALTAAAIADRLRVNRAHSVAVVAREAAEAAVLGARGNCGMILSHFLLGFSNSVRDRRRLDASEFAHSLRDAVHHVYDALEHPVEGTIITVMREVAEEACRKVTNDFGDLVELMVVRAQETLARTPELLPALRKAGVVDAGAKGFVAMMEGISALVRGEPFVELGATPDYGDAPIAAATVDYPTESERFRYCTEALVRGETLPDAAEVRGTLQHHGDSLIVLRTSDVLKVHVHTDDPDAVFDWLRTHGELVTHKAEDMQAQHAAVERAAAAHVALARRPISIVADSGCDLPNEVVQAHGIHIVPLSLVYPDQVLRDRIDIDSDGFIERMRQGEHPTTSQPPPAAFLEGYRRAAEDGETALGVILGSGLSGTYASAEAAARQRPDQPIRLFDSQAVTVLQGMLVLRAAELAELGRSADEIIADLQRVRAQSGMIFTVDTFDRLLASGRVGRGQVMIAGLLDIRPILELGLDGKVRPLARVRGRANVSERALAVLEERVPKDAKRMRFGVIHVDYPEIGDVMRRELRQRFGEHDVLVVPASPVIATHVGLRAWGLAWQVED; this is encoded by the coding sequence ATGGCGATCCAATACCTGGACGGCGCGAGGCTGCGCAGCGCACTCGTCGCCGGCTGCGATTTCGTGCAGCACCGTCGCGCCGAGCTGAACCGGATCAACGTGTTCCCGGTTCCCGACGGCGACACAGGCACCAACCTGGCGCTGACCGCGGCGGCCATCGCGGACCGCCTGCGGGTGAACCGCGCGCACTCCGTGGCGGTGGTCGCACGGGAAGCCGCCGAGGCCGCCGTGCTCGGCGCGCGCGGCAACTGCGGCATGATCCTGTCCCACTTCCTGCTCGGCTTCTCCAACAGCGTTCGCGATCGGCGCCGGCTCGACGCCAGCGAGTTTGCACACTCGCTGCGCGATGCGGTGCACCACGTCTACGACGCCCTCGAGCATCCGGTCGAGGGCACGATCATCACGGTGATGCGGGAAGTCGCCGAGGAGGCGTGCAGGAAGGTCACCAACGATTTCGGCGACCTCGTCGAGCTGATGGTGGTGCGCGCACAGGAAACACTCGCACGCACTCCGGAGCTGCTGCCGGCGCTGCGCAAGGCCGGCGTCGTGGATGCCGGCGCCAAGGGCTTCGTCGCCATGATGGAAGGGATCTCGGCACTGGTGCGCGGCGAGCCGTTCGTCGAGCTGGGCGCCACGCCCGACTACGGCGACGCACCGATCGCCGCGGCAACCGTGGACTACCCGACGGAGAGCGAGCGCTTCCGCTACTGCACCGAGGCGCTGGTGCGCGGTGAGACGCTGCCGGACGCCGCCGAGGTGCGCGGGACGCTGCAGCATCACGGCGATTCGCTGATCGTGCTGCGCACGAGCGACGTGCTCAAGGTGCACGTGCACACCGACGATCCCGATGCCGTGTTCGACTGGCTGCGCACCCACGGCGAGCTGGTGACGCACAAGGCCGAGGACATGCAGGCGCAGCACGCCGCGGTCGAACGGGCGGCCGCCGCGCACGTGGCGCTCGCGCGCCGCCCGATCTCCATCGTCGCGGACAGCGGCTGCGACCTGCCGAACGAGGTCGTGCAGGCGCACGGCATCCACATCGTCCCGCTCTCGCTGGTCTACCCGGACCAGGTGCTGCGCGACCGCATCGACATCGACAGCGACGGATTCATCGAGCGGATGCGCCAGGGCGAGCACCCGACCACGTCACAGCCGCCGCCCGCCGCCTTCCTGGAGGGTTACCGTCGTGCGGCCGAGGACGGCGAGACGGCGCTCGGCGTGATCCTCGGCTCCGGGCTGTCGGGCACGTACGCGTCGGCCGAGGCAGCCGCCCGTCAGCGGCCCGACCAGCCGATCCGGCTGTTCGACAGCCAGGCAGTCACCGTTCTGCAGGGCATGCTGGTACTGCGCGCGGCAGAGCTCGCGGAGCTGGGCCGGAGCGCAGACGAGATCATTGCGGACCTGCAGCGGGTGCGCGCCCAGTCGGGCATGATCTTCACCGTCGACACGTTCGACCGGCTGCTCGCGTCGGGCCGTGTGGGCCGGGGGCAGGTCATGATCGCGGGACTGCTCGACATCCGCCCGATCCTCGAGCTGGGGCTGGACGGCAAGGTACGGCCACTCGCCCGCGTGCGCGGTCGGGCCAATGTGTCGGAGCGCGCGCTCGCCGTGCTGGAGGAGCGCGTGCCGAAGGACGCGAAGCGCATGCGCTTCGGCGTCATCCACGTCGACTATCCGGAGATCGGTGACGTGATGAGGCGCGAGCTGCGGCAGCGGTTCGGCGAGCACGACGTCCTGGTCGTGCCCGCCTCACCCGTGATCGCCACCCACGTCGGACTGCGTGCGTGGGGTCTCGCCTGGCAGGTGGAGGACTAG
- a CDS encoding RidA family protein — MGKLKQVQTDDAPQAIGPYSQAIIVGDMVYTAGQIALDPRTKDITGDEVVAQTEQVMKNLAAILEAAGTSLQGVVKTTVFLSDMGDFAAMNEVYAKHFGDHKPARSTVQAAGLPRNVKVEIEAIARVG, encoded by the coding sequence ATGGGGAAGCTGAAGCAGGTACAGACCGATGATGCGCCACAGGCGATCGGGCCCTACAGCCAGGCGATCATCGTTGGTGACATGGTGTACACGGCCGGGCAGATCGCTCTCGATCCGCGCACCAAGGACATTACCGGTGACGAGGTCGTCGCGCAGACCGAACAGGTGATGAAGAACCTGGCCGCGATCCTCGAGGCGGCCGGCACGTCGCTGCAGGGCGTCGTCAAGACGACGGTGTTCCTGAGCGACATGGGTGATTTCGCGGCGATGAACGAGGTGTACGCGAAGCATTTCGGCGATCACAAGCCCGCGCGCTCGACGGTGCAGGCGGCCGGGCTGCCGCGCAACGTGAAGGTGGAGATCGAGGCGATCGCGCGCGTCGGCTGA
- a CDS encoding bifunctional ADP-heptose synthase has translation MDGLSLQRLDEVLERAPDVRVLVVGDVMLDVYFQGSASRISPEAPVPVVRIEEQWRALGGAANVAANVVALGAQCSLAGVLGGDGSGAELRGELVRTGIDDAGLIEQVGRQTTVKTRIMARHQQVARYDMESDDDLDEVTAQGLAEVIRGLVRDAHAVVLEDYNKGVLVPDVIDAALDASREAGIPVIVDPKSRSFFDYGGCTVFKPNLPELAAALRDRVHPDDPEWMEDARARLGCAHLLLTLGEDGMVLATESGGYVRVPTVARSVYDVSGAGDTVVATVAVALASGASIEEAALIANHAAGVEVGKAGVATVSPQELRAAVRSHEEAGAEDARSAD, from the coding sequence ATGGACGGACTCAGCCTGCAGCGCCTCGACGAGGTGCTCGAGCGCGCGCCCGATGTGCGCGTGCTCGTCGTCGGCGATGTGATGCTCGACGTGTATTTCCAGGGCAGCGCCTCGCGGATCTCGCCGGAAGCGCCGGTCCCCGTCGTTCGCATCGAGGAGCAGTGGCGGGCCCTCGGTGGCGCAGCCAACGTCGCGGCGAACGTCGTGGCGCTGGGTGCGCAGTGCAGCCTGGCGGGGGTGCTGGGCGGTGACGGGTCGGGCGCGGAGCTGCGCGGCGAGCTGGTGCGCACGGGGATCGACGACGCGGGCCTGATCGAGCAGGTCGGCCGACAGACCACGGTCAAGACGCGCATCATGGCGCGCCACCAGCAGGTCGCGCGCTATGACATGGAAAGCGACGACGATCTCGACGAGGTCACCGCACAGGGCCTCGCGGAAGTGATCCGTGGGCTGGTGCGCGACGCGCACGCCGTCGTGCTCGAGGACTACAACAAGGGCGTCCTGGTGCCGGACGTGATCGACGCCGCACTGGACGCGAGCCGCGAGGCCGGTATCCCGGTCATCGTCGACCCGAAGTCCCGTTCGTTCTTCGATTACGGCGGCTGCACGGTGTTCAAGCCCAACCTGCCGGAGCTTGCCGCGGCGTTGCGGGACCGTGTCCACCCGGACGATCCCGAGTGGATGGAGGACGCGCGTGCGCGGCTCGGGTGTGCGCACCTGCTGCTCACGCTCGGCGAGGACGGGATGGTGCTGGCGACCGAGTCCGGCGGCTACGTTCGTGTGCCGACGGTCGCCCGCTCGGTATACGACGTTTCCGGCGCTGGCGACACGGTCGTCGCGACGGTCGCCGTTGCGCTTGCGAGCGGCGCAAGCATCGAGGAGGCAGCGCTCATCGCGAACCATGCGGCGGGCGTCGAGGTCGGCAAGGCGGGTGTCGCGACCGTATCACCGCAGGAGCTGCGGGCTGCAGTGCGTTCCCACGAGGAAGCGGGTGCTGAAGACGCCCGCTCGGCAGACTGA
- a CDS encoding ABC transporter permease, with the protein MAGFAATVEQRIRGASSGVYDYFTLARRAIGFIFARPFYWRDTLIQMDRIGVGSIPIVVLTGLFTGMVLALQSSVELSNFGADIYIGNLVGASMVRELGPVLCALMVAGRSASGIAAELGSMRVTEQIDALQSFGTDPIKKLVTPRLLAGLVMLPVLTVIADLIGILGGMVIALFRIGMTADAYFTGVLNALAEPGFVLGIFPKDFVTGLLKPFVFGGIITLTASYYGLSTRGGTEGVGDAATRSVVACSVLILAVDYFMTQVLLVVLGQV; encoded by the coding sequence ATGGCGGGTTTTGCGGCTACGGTGGAGCAGCGCATTCGCGGTGCGAGCTCGGGGGTCTACGACTACTTCACGCTCGCGCGCCGGGCCATCGGCTTCATCTTCGCCCGCCCGTTCTACTGGCGTGACACCCTCATCCAGATGGACAGGATCGGCGTCGGCTCCATCCCGATCGTCGTGCTGACCGGCCTGTTCACAGGGATGGTGCTCGCGCTGCAGAGCTCCGTCGAGCTGTCCAACTTCGGCGCGGACATCTACATCGGGAACCTGGTCGGCGCCTCCATGGTGCGCGAGCTGGGGCCGGTGCTGTGCGCGCTGATGGTGGCCGGACGTTCTGCCTCCGGAATCGCGGCAGAGCTCGGCTCCATGCGCGTCACGGAGCAGATCGACGCACTCCAGAGCTTCGGGACGGACCCGATCAAGAAGCTCGTGACGCCGCGACTCCTGGCCGGACTCGTCATGCTGCCGGTCCTCACCGTCATCGCCGACCTGATCGGCATCCTGGGCGGAATGGTGATCGCCCTGTTCCGCATCGGTATGACCGCCGACGCGTATTTCACCGGTGTGCTGAACGCACTCGCGGAGCCCGGCTTCGTGCTCGGCATCTTTCCGAAGGACTTCGTGACCGGATTGCTGAAGCCGTTCGTGTTCGGCGGGATCATCACGCTGACGGCGAGCTACTACGGGCTTTCGACGCGTGGCGGCACGGAGGGTGTCGGCGATGCCGCGACGCGTTCCGTCGTCGCCTGCTCCGTGCTGATCCTGGCGGTCGACTATTTCATGACGCAGGTGCTGCTCGTGGTGCTCGGCCAGGTCTGA
- a CDS encoding ATP-binding cassette domain-containing protein, whose translation MMRNESVRTVHDDPIPTIRRELAEEREREGQLQAQDAIIRLEDVHLTFEEPILCGVSLEARRGETLMVAGESGSGKSTILKLILRLLVPDSGRIEVLGRDVIHLTFAEALDLRRHIGMVFQNAALFDSMTIFENVAYPLRENRDLEDDELERIVRERLDFVDLEPDRVMHQLPSQLSGGMRKRVGIARAIATDPEVVLYDEPTAGLDPLTIGTINDLIRKLQRELKVTSIIVTHDIRAGFRVAQRVNLLRNGEIVFDGSPEEMVVANDPYIQEFLS comes from the coding sequence ATGATGCGCAACGAGAGCGTGCGCACGGTGCACGATGACCCGATTCCCACGATCCGGCGGGAGCTGGCGGAGGAGCGCGAGCGGGAAGGTCAGCTGCAGGCGCAGGATGCGATCATCCGTCTGGAGGATGTGCACCTGACCTTCGAGGAGCCGATCCTGTGCGGGGTCTCGCTGGAAGCGCGCCGCGGAGAGACGCTGATGGTGGCCGGTGAATCGGGATCGGGCAAATCCACGATCCTGAAGCTGATCCTGCGACTGCTCGTCCCGGACAGCGGCAGGATCGAGGTGCTCGGGCGCGACGTCATCCATCTCACCTTCGCCGAGGCGCTCGACCTGCGCCGGCACATCGGCATGGTGTTCCAGAACGCGGCGCTCTTCGACTCGATGACCATCTTCGAGAACGTCGCCTACCCGCTGCGCGAGAACCGGGACCTCGAGGACGACGAGCTGGAGCGCATCGTGCGCGAGCGCCTCGACTTCGTCGACCTCGAACCGGATCGCGTGATGCACCAGCTCCCGAGTCAGCTGTCGGGCGGGATGCGCAAGCGCGTGGGCATCGCGCGCGCCATCGCCACGGACCCCGAGGTCGTGCTCTATGACGAGCCGACCGCCGGGCTCGACCCGCTCACGATCGGAACGATCAATGACCTGATCAGGAAGCTGCAGCGCGAGCTCAAGGTCACGTCCATCATCGTGACCCACGACATCCGCGCCGGCTTTCGCGTCGCGCAACGCGTGAACCTGCTGCGCAACGGCGAGATCGTGTTCGACGGTTCCCCCGAGGAGATGGTCGTCGCCAACGATCCGTACATACAGGAGTTCCTGAGCTGA
- a CDS encoding MlaD family protein, producing the protein MAEAKRRPTFPVRRARVAALVVIGVLLLAFAVYQVGSVFDVFASRYQLHALVPSALGLREGAPVTLAGQRIGQVESIDFIPVEQRRADANLNVTLAVSEDVREQIRRDSRAFFRMQGLLGDKYVDIAPGTAGAAILQPGDTLIVGESVDIEQFMERAALAIDEAQVIVTDLREVTAGLAAGDGTIGQLLTDEALYARMVTATAQLENTLAQLNRSDGTFGRMLRDPTLYDNLNRAVLRVDSLGAMIVAGDGSLGRLLRDDSLYNSLSSMATNADSAVLALSDMVQRMSEGDGSLERLITDPQLYDEFLRAVIELQTLIIGIRENPDAFKPNIRVDVF; encoded by the coding sequence ATGGCCGAAGCCAAACGCAGGCCGACCTTTCCCGTGCGCAGGGCACGCGTCGCCGCACTCGTCGTGATCGGGGTGCTGCTGCTCGCATTCGCTGTCTACCAGGTCGGCAGCGTCTTCGACGTCTTCGCGAGCCGCTACCAGCTCCACGCCCTCGTGCCCAGCGCGCTCGGTCTCAGGGAAGGTGCTCCCGTCACCCTCGCCGGCCAGCGCATCGGCCAGGTCGAGAGCATCGACTTCATTCCCGTCGAGCAGCGCCGCGCCGATGCCAACCTGAACGTGACCCTCGCCGTCAGCGAGGACGTACGGGAACAGATCCGCCGCGACTCGCGTGCATTCTTCCGCATGCAGGGCCTGCTCGGCGACAAGTACGTCGACATCGCGCCCGGTACCGCCGGCGCAGCGATCCTGCAGCCGGGCGACACACTGATCGTGGGCGAAAGCGTCGACATCGAGCAGTTCATGGAGCGCGCTGCCCTGGCCATCGACGAGGCGCAGGTCATCGTCACCGACCTGCGCGAGGTCACGGCCGGACTCGCGGCCGGAGACGGGACCATCGGACAGCTGCTCACCGACGAGGCCCTCTATGCGCGCATGGTCACCGCGACGGCACAGCTCGAGAACACGCTGGCGCAGCTCAACCGCTCGGATGGCACATTCGGACGCATGCTGCGCGACCCCACGCTGTACGACAACCTCAATCGCGCCGTCCTGCGCGTCGACTCGCTCGGCGCAATGATCGTCGCCGGTGATGGCTCGCTCGGCCGGCTGCTGCGCGACGACTCGCTCTACAACTCGCTCTCCAGCATGGCGACCAACGCAGACAGCGCCGTCCTCGCCCTGTCCGACATGGTGCAGCGCATGAGCGAGGGCGACGGCTCACTGGAGCGGTTGATCACCGATCCCCAGCTCTACGACGAGTTCCTCCGCGCCGTCATCGAGCTGCAGACGCTGATCATCGGCATCCGCGAGAACCCGGACGCATTCAAGCCGAACATCCGCGTGGACGTGTTCTGA
- a CDS encoding BlaI/MecI/CopY family transcriptional regulator — protein sequence MDDGPLFTSRELDVMSILWRTGSGTVSEVREALGEDLAYTSVLSVLQTLEEKGYVGHEAEGRAYRYFPTVDPDTAGASALGRIRDAIFHGSVEQLFAHLVSDRGLSRAELERMRRMLAKRLKEES from the coding sequence GTGGACGATGGACCGCTGTTCACCAGCCGCGAGCTCGACGTGATGAGCATCCTCTGGCGCACGGGGTCGGGCACGGTGAGCGAGGTCAGGGAGGCGCTGGGGGAAGACCTGGCGTACACCTCTGTCCTGTCCGTGCTGCAGACGCTGGAGGAGAAGGGCTACGTCGGGCACGAGGCCGAAGGTCGGGCTTACCGCTACTTCCCCACCGTGGACCCGGACACTGCGGGGGCGAGTGCGCTCGGCCGGATCCGCGATGCGATCTTCCACGGCTCGGTGGAGCAGCTCTTTGCGCACCTGGTAAGTGATCGCGGGCTGTCGCGCGCCGAGCTGGAGCGGATGCGGCGAATGCTGGCGAAGCGGCTGAAGGAGGAATCCTGA
- a CDS encoding M56 family metallopeptidase, with protein sequence MLPMLIAYGLFTALVLLIAASAAETILRVLRLPRRWVWVAALLALAVLTAAAPWRLASPAPAVSAVDVPLPSADAPASATVDSRTVIAWDAFAWIVNAPLRLIADLLTPSAADPVNSGSVAHSALPRVLGALWATASVLLLAGMLVTTLRIRSARRTWPLRLVAGEPVRVSRDAGPAVFGAFRPEIVLPAWLLDRPEAEQRMIVAHERAHVDARDPLVLLAACAVVVLFPWNVFAWWMMRRLRLSLEIDCDARVLQAGTTALPYARVLLAAAERRSTLRVLSAALADSPSDLERRLDAMNERPGSHPLVRATGGALAAVTLVLAACEADLPTSAAIDEMSVADAVEAASPVAPLADALYIIDGVEADAAAAHVLAPEKIASIVIRKGESVPAGTDAAAVVEISTRDGARTSEILADHVVPDADDDGSVEVASTPAGFNGLLLVDGKRTEPTALRTLDPAGIESIEVIKGAAAARIFDEPEARNGVISIRLKPTPR encoded by the coding sequence ATGCTGCCTATGCTGATTGCCTACGGCCTGTTTACCGCCCTGGTCCTCCTGATTGCGGCGTCCGCGGCCGAGACGATACTGCGTGTCCTGCGCCTTCCGCGCCGCTGGGTATGGGTGGCGGCCCTGCTGGCGCTGGCAGTGCTGACGGCGGCTGCGCCGTGGCGGCTGGCGAGTCCTGCACCTGCCGTGTCGGCCGTCGACGTGCCGCTGCCCTCCGCCGACGCGCCGGCTTCCGCCACGGTCGATTCGCGGACCGTCATTGCGTGGGACGCGTTTGCATGGATCGTCAACGCGCCTCTTCGCCTGATTGCGGACCTTCTCACTCCCTCGGCGGCGGATCCTGTAAACTCCGGCAGTGTCGCGCACAGTGCCCTGCCTCGCGTGCTCGGCGCGCTGTGGGCGACGGCGAGCGTGCTGCTGCTCGCTGGTATGCTGGTCACCACGTTGCGCATCCGTTCTGCGCGACGCACATGGCCACTCCGACTGGTGGCGGGTGAACCGGTCCGTGTGAGCCGTGATGCAGGGCCGGCCGTGTTCGGTGCATTCCGACCAGAGATCGTGCTGCCGGCCTGGCTGCTGGATCGTCCGGAAGCGGAGCAGCGGATGATCGTGGCCCACGAGCGTGCACACGTGGATGCGCGCGACCCGCTCGTGCTGCTGGCTGCCTGCGCCGTTGTCGTGCTGTTTCCGTGGAACGTATTCGCCTGGTGGATGATGCGACGCCTGCGGCTCTCGCTCGAGATCGATTGCGATGCGCGTGTGCTCCAGGCCGGAACCACTGCCCTTCCCTACGCCCGGGTACTCCTCGCCGCAGCCGAGCGACGCTCGACCTTGCGTGTACTGAGCGCAGCCCTGGCTGACTCGCCATCCGATCTCGAAAGGAGACTGGACGCCATGAACGAGAGACCCGGTTCTCACCCACTCGTTCGTGCCACCGGTGGTGCGCTTGCAGCCGTGACCCTCGTCCTTGCGGCATGCGAAGCCGACCTGCCGACCAGCGCTGCAATCGACGAAATGAGCGTCGCGGATGCAGTCGAGGCGGCTTCGCCGGTAGCCCCGCTCGCCGATGCGCTCTACATCATCGACGGCGTGGAGGCCGATGCCGCCGCAGCGCACGTGCTGGCGCCGGAGAAGATCGCCTCCATCGTGATTCGCAAGGGTGAGAGTGTGCCCGCCGGTACGGATGCGGCGGCGGTGGTCGAGATCAGCACGCGTGATGGTGCCCGGACCAGCGAGATCCTGGCCGATCATGTCGTACCGGATGCAGACGACGACGGCTCGGTCGAGGTTGCATCGACGCCGGCCGGTTTCAACGGTCTTCTGCTCGTCGACGGCAAGCGCACCGAGCCCACCGCGTTGCGTACGCTCGACCCCGCGGGCATCGAAAGCATCGAGGTAATCAAAGGCGCGGCTGCGGCGCGCATCTTCGATGAGCCGGAGGCGCGAAACGGCGTGATCAGCATTCGGCTCAAGCCTACCCCGCGCTGA
- a CDS encoding ABC-F family ATP-binding cassette domain-containing protein, with product MQTTTGPRDARISTDRLSYALPDGRTLFNELTISFGRERTGLVGPNGSGKTTLVRLLSGDARPTAGSVHRSGLVALLPQDFRPPPGASLAAVLGVEKTLAALERSERGTATLADIELIGDDWDLRERTAAVLARFGLTGLTLDRPLAAVSGGETTRVALAGLVLQQPDFLLLDEPTNHLDAASRAALYAFIESWDRGALCVSHDRELLRRMDRIVELSAFGARVYGGNYDEYRAIRDAEDAAAERELDSARAALRAAERDAREVRERQARREAQGRRNAATANLPKILLNGRKARAQETGARVRAITAREVEERRERAAAARQRVEERERPRFALPSTNLPAGRVVLEITEACVTFAGATDAILENVSLRVVGPERVAVVGPNGSGKTTLLRVALGELTPDSGDVRRLPDDEIGFLDQAGARLDPALSVLDNFRGCQPELDPTATRYALARFLFSHEAALQPVGTLSGGERLRASLACVLGGRTPPSLLVLDEPTNHLDLDALAALEDALQAYDGALLVVSHDRPFLDAIGVQRRVRLG from the coding sequence ATGCAAACCACTACGGGCCCGCGCGACGCGCGCATATCGACTGACCGGCTGAGCTACGCGCTACCGGACGGTCGCACCCTATTCAACGAACTCACGATTTCCTTTGGCCGGGAGCGAACCGGCCTGGTCGGACCGAACGGCTCCGGCAAGACTACGCTCGTGCGCCTGTTGTCCGGAGATGCGCGTCCCACTGCTGGCAGCGTTCACCGGAGCGGCCTGGTCGCGCTGCTGCCGCAGGACTTCCGGCCGCCCCCGGGCGCTTCGCTGGCGGCCGTGCTGGGCGTGGAGAAAACGCTTGCTGCCCTGGAGCGCAGCGAGCGGGGCACAGCCACGCTTGCCGACATCGAGCTGATCGGTGATGACTGGGACCTGCGCGAACGAACCGCAGCGGTCCTCGCCCGCTTCGGGCTGACCGGCCTCACCCTCGACCGACCCCTCGCAGCCGTGAGCGGCGGCGAGACGACGCGTGTCGCACTCGCGGGACTGGTGCTGCAGCAACCGGATTTCCTGCTGCTGGACGAGCCCACGAATCACCTCGATGCGGCGAGCCGTGCTGCGCTGTACGCATTCATCGAGTCGTGGGATCGCGGTGCGCTGTGCGTCAGCCACGATCGCGAGCTGCTCCGCCGCATGGACCGGATCGTCGAGCTGTCCGCGTTCGGTGCACGCGTGTACGGTGGCAATTACGATGAGTATCGCGCGATCCGTGACGCGGAGGACGCGGCGGCGGAGCGCGAGCTCGACAGTGCGCGTGCAGCGCTGCGCGCCGCGGAGCGGGACGCACGCGAGGTACGTGAGCGGCAGGCACGGCGCGAGGCGCAGGGACGTCGCAATGCGGCAACTGCGAACCTGCCGAAGATCCTGCTGAACGGGCGCAAGGCGCGTGCACAGGAAACAGGAGCCCGGGTGCGTGCGATCACGGCGCGCGAGGTGGAGGAGCGGCGGGAACGTGCGGCCGCGGCCAGGCAGCGGGTCGAAGAACGTGAGCGTCCTCGCTTCGCCCTGCCGTCGACGAACCTGCCTGCAGGACGCGTCGTGCTCGAGATCACGGAAGCGTGCGTCACGTTTGCGGGCGCTACCGATGCGATCCTCGAGAACGTTTCCCTGCGCGTCGTCGGACCGGAACGTGTTGCCGTCGTGGGGCCCAACGGTTCCGGGAAGACGACACTGCTGCGTGTCGCCCTGGGCGAGCTCACGCCGGACAGCGGTGACGTCCGGCGCCTGCCGGATGATGAGATCGGATTTCTCGACCAGGCTGGTGCGCGGCTCGACCCTGCACTGAGCGTGCTCGACAATTTCCGTGGCTGCCAACCGGAGCTGGACCCGACGGCCACACGCTACGCGCTCGCCCGGTTCCTCTTCTCCCACGAGGCGGCGCTGCAGCCCGTCGGCACGCTCAGCGGCGGGGAACGATTGCGTGCCTCACTCGCGTGCGTGCTCGGGGGCCGGACACCGCCGTCACTCCTCGTGCTCGACGAGCCGACGAACCACCTCGACCTCGACGC